The following are from one region of the Moritella sp. 24 genome:
- a CDS encoding DUF411 domain-containing protein, translating into MTLLTKLLKPALITFTLVGSAAIAEEMTVYKSQYCGCCTEWVDQMEDAGFTLNVINSEYMNDVKNQYGVPTNLRSCHTAIINGFVVEGHVPAADIKKLLAQNKRMKGIATPGMPQSAPGMDVPGATDTYQVVAFNKAGMQYVYNEYNTK; encoded by the coding sequence ATGACACTTTTAACTAAACTTCTCAAGCCGGCGTTAATTACTTTCACTTTAGTTGGTAGTGCTGCAATAGCAGAAGAGATGACGGTGTATAAATCTCAATACTGCGGTTGTTGTACTGAGTGGGTAGATCAAATGGAAGATGCAGGTTTTACATTGAACGTTATTAATAGTGAATATATGAATGATGTGAAAAACCAGTATGGAGTTCCAACGAATTTGCGTTCTTGTCATACTGCTATAATTAATGGCTTTGTCGTTGAAGGGCATGTTCCCGCTGCTGATATTAAAAAGCTCCTAGCTCAAAACAAAAGAATGAAAGGTATTGCAACTCCCGGTATGCCGCAGAGTGCTCCTGGTATGGATGTCCCTGGCGCAACAGATACATATCAAGTCGTTGCGTTTAATAAAGCTGGCATGCAGTACGTTTATAATGAATATAATACGAAGTAG
- the recC gene encoding exodeoxyribonuclease V subunit gamma, with translation MFNLYHSNQLDILKELMAHFIAKDPLADPFVEEQVLVQSPGMAQWVKMELAKSMGISANITFPLPASFIWKMFQKVLPNIPDKSAFNKEAMSWKLMLILPDLLEQIEFESLKHYLADDSDDYRLFQLCKKISDTFDQYLVYRPVWVAAWESGENVHADTHPWQPLLWRALVTKTEELGQSHYHRANLYDQFIARLNHPNFDATLLPARIFVFGVSALPPRYLDALQTLGKHTDVHFMLSNPCRLYWGDLIDPKWLLKQRTMLNHNNEKLGMSNKISANDEDTVRALFDEDDAFKVGNPLLASMGKLGRDNLALLTGFGCQELDVFVEPESEGLLASIQRDILDLSDRSMAEFNISLNDTNERDSSYKVPVNISDTSLELHSCHSPMREVEVLHNNLLTMFAENPDLNPRDVVIMMPDVNGYSPYIQAVFGAIDRYDERYIPFSVSDSGAQYDNPILLSFLQLLALPLSRCNVSELLSLLEVPAVLARFAITPDEFNRLRQWIDESGIRWGLDEDDATRFDLPGMKQNTWLFGLHRMLLGYAYGGDDIYQGILPYQEVQGIEAELLGKLAQFIEALLDSITALQDPKSIVDWIKLANTLIDSFYKIDVDDEQSIKIIRDAFSHLDEQLKSASYEKLITPLVLRDYLNNSLSQVGSSQKFLAGQVNFCTLMPMRSIPFKVICLLGMNDGVYPRSIPPMGFDLMANDHKQGDRSRRDDDRYLFLEALISAQSKLYISYIGNSIRDKSERLPSVLITELLQYCQQSFCMTGDENLSPDESAERLLNHLIIHHALQPFDARYFNPESPTSFAKEWLPALAPDVELREFLSEPLPALIVNDDTQEIELAELLRFYRHPTKYFFNRRLKVYFNQASLDVLDDEPFDVDNLEKYHLKAQLLETELAGGDVEQVTDRLVASGSLPLGRFGQISLNKEVATVSQLAQVLIPLLTNNNDDIEVDIPLVSGRLVGWLKQVYNGGLVRHKPSGFNGKDYLQVWLEHLCFCISVKNPMPTTLVHLTAGKPIVQSLKVVESSRARELLFQLLEVYNDGCCQPFALFPKTGWVWAKTMCSSSEPDEYKLRAEALLNFEGGYNRMGENADDYLQRSFPRLNDDVYDLMKASSETTLFPIFDYLEDVE, from the coding sequence GTGTTTAATCTTTATCATTCGAATCAGTTAGATATTTTAAAAGAGCTTATGGCTCACTTTATTGCTAAAGACCCACTTGCGGATCCTTTTGTCGAAGAGCAAGTTCTAGTGCAAAGCCCGGGTATGGCGCAATGGGTGAAAATGGAATTAGCTAAGTCGATGGGCATATCGGCAAATATTACTTTTCCATTACCTGCTTCTTTTATTTGGAAAATGTTTCAGAAAGTATTACCTAATATTCCCGATAAAAGTGCTTTTAATAAAGAAGCGATGTCGTGGAAGTTAATGCTGATACTGCCTGATTTATTGGAACAAATTGAATTCGAATCTTTAAAGCATTACTTAGCGGACGACTCCGATGACTATCGCCTATTTCAACTATGTAAAAAAATATCGGATACCTTTGACCAATATTTAGTGTATAGACCGGTATGGGTTGCTGCTTGGGAGTCTGGTGAAAATGTTCATGCGGATACACATCCTTGGCAACCGCTATTATGGCGCGCATTAGTTACAAAAACAGAAGAGCTTGGTCAATCTCATTATCATCGTGCAAACTTATACGATCAATTTATTGCGCGTCTTAATCACCCGAATTTTGATGCGACGCTTTTACCTGCTCGCATATTTGTTTTCGGTGTTTCAGCACTGCCTCCGCGCTATTTAGATGCACTGCAAACGCTTGGTAAACATACTGATGTTCATTTCATGTTATCGAACCCGTGTCGGTTATATTGGGGGGATCTTATTGACCCTAAGTGGTTGCTAAAACAACGCACGATGCTTAATCACAATAATGAAAAATTGGGGATGAGTAATAAAATTAGCGCGAATGATGAAGATACAGTTCGCGCATTATTTGATGAAGATGATGCGTTTAAAGTTGGTAATCCATTATTAGCATCTATGGGTAAACTGGGCCGGGATAACTTAGCTTTATTAACTGGATTTGGCTGTCAGGAATTAGATGTATTTGTTGAACCGGAAAGTGAAGGCTTATTGGCTAGTATCCAGCGTGATATTTTAGATTTGTCCGATCGCAGTATGGCTGAATTTAATATATCGCTAAATGATACTAATGAGCGTGACAGTAGTTATAAAGTGCCTGTTAATATTTCCGATACTTCACTTGAGCTGCATAGCTGCCACAGCCCGATGAGAGAAGTGGAAGTTCTACATAATAATCTACTTACTATGTTTGCGGAAAACCCAGATTTAAACCCACGTGACGTGGTTATTATGATGCCAGATGTGAATGGCTACAGTCCTTATATTCAAGCTGTGTTTGGCGCAATTGACCGTTATGATGAACGTTATATTCCATTTTCAGTTTCTGATAGTGGTGCACAATATGATAACCCTATCCTACTTAGCTTTTTACAGTTACTAGCTCTACCTTTATCACGCTGTAATGTTTCTGAATTACTTTCGTTATTAGAAGTACCTGCAGTGCTGGCTCGCTTTGCTATTACACCTGATGAATTTAACCGCTTACGTCAGTGGATTGATGAGTCGGGTATTCGTTGGGGGTTAGATGAGGATGATGCAACACGCTTTGATTTACCAGGTATGAAGCAAAATACCTGGTTGTTTGGCTTACATCGAATGCTGTTAGGTTATGCATATGGCGGTGATGACATTTACCAAGGTATTTTACCGTATCAAGAAGTGCAGGGTATTGAAGCCGAATTGCTGGGTAAATTGGCTCAATTTATTGAAGCGTTATTAGATAGCATTACGGCATTGCAAGACCCTAAGTCGATTGTTGATTGGATTAAGTTAGCCAATACACTCATCGATAGTTTTTACAAAATTGATGTCGATGATGAACAATCGATAAAAATTATTCGTGATGCCTTTTCTCACCTTGATGAACAGCTAAAAAGTGCCAGTTACGAAAAGTTGATCACACCGCTCGTTTTACGTGATTATTTAAATAATTCATTATCACAAGTGGGTTCAAGCCAAAAATTCCTCGCAGGGCAAGTTAACTTTTGTACGCTTATGCCAATGCGTTCAATTCCCTTTAAAGTTATTTGCTTACTTGGTATGAATGATGGTGTTTATCCTCGTTCAATACCTCCAATGGGATTTGATTTAATGGCCAACGATCATAAACAAGGTGATCGTAGTCGTCGTGATGATGACCGTTATCTGTTTTTAGAAGCACTGATTTCGGCTCAAAGTAAACTATATATTAGCTACATTGGTAACAGTATTCGTGATAAAAGTGAACGTTTACCGTCGGTATTGATTACTGAGTTATTACAATATTGTCAGCAAAGTTTTTGTATGACGGGAGATGAAAATCTTTCACCTGATGAATCTGCAGAGCGTTTACTTAACCATTTAATTATTCATCATGCATTACAACCTTTTGATGCGCGTTATTTCAATCCTGAGTCGCCAACTTCTTTTGCTAAAGAATGGTTACCCGCATTAGCGCCCGACGTTGAGTTAAGAGAGTTCTTAAGTGAACCCTTACCCGCATTAATTGTTAATGATGATACTCAAGAAATTGAGTTAGCGGAGTTATTGCGCTTTTATCGTCACCCAACCAAATATTTCTTTAACCGTCGTTTGAAAGTTTACTTTAACCAAGCAAGTCTTGATGTATTGGATGATGAGCCTTTTGATGTCGATAATTTAGAAAAATACCATCTTAAAGCACAATTGCTAGAAACTGAATTAGCGGGGGGCGATGTTGAGCAAGTGACGGATCGGTTAGTTGCCTCTGGCAGTCTTCCTCTTGGTCGATTCGGACAAATATCATTAAACAAAGAAGTGGCGACGGTGAGCCAACTTGCTCAGGTGCTCATTCCTCTCTTAACAAACAATAATGATGATATTGAAGTTGATATTCCACTGGTATCAGGCCGATTGGTTGGTTGGCTAAAACAAGTATATAACGGTGGTCTGGTGCGACATAAGCCAAGCGGGTTCAATGGTAAGGACTATTTACAAGTTTGGTTAGAGCACTTGTGCTTCTGTATTAGCGTTAAAAATCCGATGCCGACGACTTTGGTTCACTTAACTGCGGGTAAACCCATCGTACAGAGTCTTAAAGTGGTTGAGTCATCTCGTGCGCGAGAATTATTATTTCAATTACTTGAAGTTTATAACGATGGTTGTTGTCAGCCTTTTGCTCTATTTCCAAAAACGGGCTGGGTTTGGGCAAAAACAATGTGTTCAAGTTCTGAACCTGATGAATATAAATTACGTGCTGAAGCATTGTTAAATTTCGAAGGTGGTTATAACCGTATGGGTGAAAATGCGGATGATTACTTACAGCGCAGTTTTCCACGTTTAAATGATGACGTTTATGACTTGATGAAAGCATCCTCTGAAACCACACTATTTCCGATATTTGATTACCTAGAGGATGTTGAATAA
- a CDS encoding cation diffusion facilitator family transporter, which produces MIDSDHEQLVKRASYASVATAVILLCSKLFVWFATGSSSILASLTDSFLDIGASIINLFAIRYALEPADDSHRFGHGKAESLAGLVQSALIVGSSILLMLHGISALLEPEPIVRSELGIAVSIFALLVTFILIRYQTYVVSKTGSVAIKADSLHYKSDLWLNAAVLIALTLSAYGFYWVDGLATILISCYILYSAYEIGMESIQTLLDHELPAEDIDKIITLVTNTDNVLGLHELRTRQSGYMRFIQLHIELDDHLTLFQAHAIADSVETNLLREFANTEVLIHQDPISIVKTKNDEYKREI; this is translated from the coding sequence GTGATAGATTCCGATCATGAACAATTAGTTAAACGAGCCAGTTATGCTTCAGTTGCGACAGCTGTCATTTTATTATGCAGTAAATTATTCGTTTGGTTTGCAACTGGATCATCATCGATATTGGCATCATTAACTGATTCATTTCTAGATATTGGTGCATCTATTATCAATTTATTTGCTATTAGATATGCTTTAGAGCCAGCGGATGATTCACACCGTTTTGGCCACGGTAAAGCAGAATCTTTGGCTGGGTTGGTTCAGTCGGCGTTAATTGTTGGCTCATCTATCCTGCTAATGTTACATGGTATTAGCGCATTATTAGAGCCAGAACCAATTGTGCGTTCAGAGCTCGGTATCGCAGTCTCTATTTTTGCACTCTTGGTTACTTTTATTTTAATTCGCTATCAAACATATGTCGTGAGCAAAACGGGTAGTGTTGCTATTAAAGCAGACTCATTACATTATAAGTCAGATTTATGGCTTAATGCTGCAGTGCTTATTGCTCTGACTTTATCTGCTTATGGGTTTTATTGGGTTGATGGATTAGCGACAATATTGATATCCTGCTACATATTATACAGTGCGTATGAAATTGGTATGGAATCGATTCAGACATTACTGGATCATGAGTTACCGGCAGAAGATATCGATAAAATAATAACGCTTGTGACGAATACCGACAATGTATTAGGGTTGCATGAGTTAAGAACACGGCAATCAGGTTATATGCGTTTTATTCAATTGCATATAGAACTGGATGATCATCTAACTTTATTTCAAGCTCATGCTATTGCCGACAGTGTTGAAACTAATTTACTCCGTGAATTTGCAAATACGGAAGTGCTTATTCACCAAGACCCAATCTCAATTGTAAAGACTAAAAATGACGAATATAAACGTGAAATCTGA
- a CDS encoding glycosyltransferase, with product MKILHVIESGGFYGAERVLIELILGLRVLGHEAALLSFGYKGQGDKEFEVICRQHGITVNAIRLKKMESLGISRYTKYFAEKHDFDVVHSHGYKFNILFGLMSKRNRFKCYCATVHGYVSAPKFSKMALYQYLDKQSLKKLNKIFLVSKNMERLSSIQELASDKYTVIENGIGGYTPRCTIEKRLMVFLQNKTTRLMAVGRLAVEKSFDTLIDALPKLIENDQNTVLVIFGAGSEEHRLREKITQLGLANHVLLFGFVESLVGYFSHFDVFIMPSITEGTPIALLEAMQARVPCVVTNVGGMPHMLSHDNGGWIVPPKDPSALQSAIAKSLIHSRSQIKTAFAYDRVMHEFNYLHMSRQYLSEYKNLLTQHQQEHN from the coding sequence ATGAAAATTCTACATGTAATCGAAAGTGGAGGTTTTTATGGCGCTGAAAGAGTTTTAATTGAGCTGATACTTGGATTAAGAGTGCTTGGTCATGAAGCTGCATTACTTAGCTTTGGTTATAAAGGCCAAGGAGATAAAGAGTTTGAAGTTATTTGTCGCCAGCATGGCATAACGGTTAATGCTATTCGGTTGAAGAAAATGGAGTCTCTTGGTATTAGTCGTTACACAAAATATTTTGCAGAGAAACACGATTTTGATGTTGTTCATTCACATGGTTATAAGTTCAATATACTATTTGGTTTAATGTCCAAACGGAATCGTTTTAAATGCTATTGTGCAACTGTGCATGGATATGTTTCAGCACCTAAATTTAGCAAGATGGCACTGTATCAATATCTAGATAAGCAATCATTAAAGAAGTTAAATAAAATCTTTCTTGTTAGCAAGAATATGGAAAGGCTATCAAGTATCCAAGAATTAGCATCTGATAAATATACTGTCATTGAGAATGGTATCGGTGGCTATACCCCTCGTTGTACTATCGAAAAGCGTTTAATGGTATTTCTTCAAAATAAAACAACAAGATTGATGGCTGTTGGCCGACTTGCAGTGGAAAAAAGTTTTGATACGCTTATAGATGCCTTACCTAAATTAATTGAGAATGATCAGAATACAGTGCTTGTTATCTTTGGAGCTGGAAGTGAAGAACATCGTTTACGTGAGAAGATAACTCAATTAGGTTTGGCTAATCATGTTTTACTATTTGGTTTTGTTGAATCACTCGTTGGATACTTTAGCCATTTTGATGTTTTCATCATGCCTTCTATTACAGAGGGAACGCCAATTGCTTTACTTGAAGCAATGCAAGCAAGAGTGCCTTGTGTTGTTACTAATGTTGGCGGCATGCCGCATATGCTATCGCATGATAATGGAGGCTGGATTGTACCACCTAAAGATCCATCAGCCTTACAGTCAGCAATAGCTAAAAGCCTCATCCATAGCCGAAGTCAAATAAAAACAGCGTTTGCTTATGATCGTGTTATGCATGAGTTCAATTATCTTCATATGAGTCGACAATATTTAAGTGAATATAAAAACCTACTTACACAACATCAGCAGGAACACAATTGA
- the zapB gene encoding cell division protein ZapB, which yields MNFDVLDKLESKVQTAVDTISLLQMELEELKEENNQLLANNSELKSQQDVWQDRLRSLLGRMDEVQELEELEEEA from the coding sequence ATGAATTTTGACGTATTAGATAAATTAGAAAGTAAAGTTCAAACAGCAGTTGATACCATTTCCCTTTTACAAATGGAATTAGAAGAGCTAAAAGAAGAAAACAACCAACTATTAGCAAACAATTCAGAACTTAAAAGCCAGCAAGATGTATGGCAAGACCGTTTACGTTCTTTGTTAGGTAGAATGGACGAAGTACAAGAACTGGAAGAGTTAGAAGAAGAAGCATAA
- a CDS encoding polysaccharide deacetylase family protein → MTIINALTINVEDYFQAPAFQRSIKESDWGLLSPRIEYAVDKLLLLLSDHHVTATFFVYGWTVTQFPSMLKKIVEQGHELAYRHYNPPESLHFNQYKIIDDIKRYKDLLAQIGGQRVTGFRCSSELCDLTSDWLSDELILAGYEYSCENHAKKMKAPKVLIPSLDDNFQHIHISTHQVLTRPVDIINTYSIRTRRYESTRKLVSRHIEDTKTPVLGNISTWLMDNLQPNIRGDSLLNEWLHRYRTKEAPLILHQLFSEYGWQKISDIYLHKILQLNSFKNRKGRCVS, encoded by the coding sequence ATGACAATTATTAATGCGCTAACAATTAATGTGGAAGATTATTTTCAAGCCCCAGCATTTCAACGTAGCATCAAAGAAAGTGATTGGGGTTTGCTTTCTCCTCGTATTGAATATGCAGTAGATAAGTTATTATTGTTATTAAGTGATCATCATGTGACGGCCACATTTTTTGTTTACGGCTGGACTGTCACCCAATTTCCTTCAATGTTAAAAAAGATTGTTGAGCAAGGGCATGAACTTGCTTATCGACACTATAATCCCCCTGAATCCCTACACTTTAATCAATATAAAATTATCGATGATATTAAGCGATATAAAGATCTACTCGCTCAAATCGGTGGCCAACGAGTCACGGGTTTCCGGTGCAGTTCTGAGTTATGCGATTTAACCTCAGATTGGTTATCGGATGAATTAATCTTAGCTGGCTATGAATACAGCTGTGAAAATCATGCAAAAAAAATGAAAGCTCCTAAAGTATTAATACCGAGTCTTGATGATAACTTTCAGCATATACATATTTCAACTCACCAAGTGTTAACGAGACCTGTCGACATTATTAATACATACAGTATTCGAACTAGAAGATATGAATCAACACGTAAGTTAGTTAGCCGTCATATAGAAGATACGAAAACACCTGTATTAGGTAACATATCCACTTGGTTGATGGATAATTTACAGCCGAATATTAGAGGCGACAGTTTATTAAATGAATGGCTTCATCGTTATCGAACAAAAGAAGCCCCTCTTATCTTACACCAGTTATTTTCTGAATATGGTTGGCAAAAAATTAGCGATATATATCTACATAAAATATTACAGTTAAATAGTTTTAAAAACAGGAAGGGACGCTGCGTTAGTTAA
- the cysE gene encoding serine O-acetyltransferase, which translates to MSWLRIRDEAKLLVEQEPMLASFFHSTILNHDSLKCSLSFQLANKLDSATMPAILLREVIEEALKSEPSILHTVAADLCAVQERDPAVEYFSTPLLYLKGFLALQSYRIAHWLWNQKREALAIYLQNQISVVFSVDIHPAARIGQGIMLDHATGIVIGETAVIEDDVSILQSVTLGGTGKEGGDRHPKIRAGVMIGAGAKVLGNIEVGKGAKVGAGSVVLDPVPPHTTVAGVPAKVVGRPDSEMPSLAMNQTI; encoded by the coding sequence ATGTCTTGGCTTAGGATTAGGGATGAAGCTAAATTATTAGTCGAGCAAGAACCAATGCTAGCTAGTTTTTTTCATTCAACGATATTAAATCACGACAGTTTAAAGTGCTCATTGAGTTTTCAATTAGCGAATAAGCTTGATAGTGCGACAATGCCTGCGATCTTATTACGAGAAGTGATTGAAGAAGCGTTAAAATCCGAACCTTCAATTTTACATACTGTAGCTGCCGATTTATGTGCTGTACAAGAGCGAGATCCTGCTGTTGAATATTTTTCGACACCATTATTGTATCTAAAAGGTTTTCTCGCATTACAGTCGTATCGAATTGCACACTGGCTGTGGAATCAAAAACGTGAAGCATTAGCAATTTATTTACAAAATCAAATATCGGTCGTGTTTTCTGTAGATATTCACCCTGCGGCAAGAATTGGTCAAGGCATTATGCTTGATCATGCAACGGGCATCGTCATTGGCGAAACGGCTGTTATAGAAGATGATGTTTCTATTTTACAAAGTGTTACGTTAGGTGGTACGGGTAAAGAAGGCGGTGATCGTCATCCAAAAATTAGAGCGGGTGTGATGATTGGTGCTGGTGCTAAAGTACTCGGTAATATCGAAGTTGGTAAAGGTGCAAAAGTCGGAGCGGGTAGTGTTGTGCTCGATCCAGTACCTCCACATACGACAGTTGCGGGAGTTCCTGCTAAAGTTGTTGGAAGGCCGGATTCTGAGATGCCTTCACTAGCGATGAATCAAACAATTTGA
- the rraA gene encoding ribonuclease E activity regulator RraA has protein sequence MEYNTSELCDIYADMIDVVEPMFMNFGGKSSFGGQITTIKCFESLGLITETVQQAGLGRVLLIDGGGSLRRALIDSDIAQLAFENEWEGIIVYGSIREVDQLDNINIGIQSLASIPVGADDNRAGELDVAVNFGGVTFLPDDHVYADSTGIILSADALDIE, from the coding sequence ATGGAATACAATACTTCTGAACTATGCGACATTTATGCTGATATGATTGATGTTGTTGAACCGATGTTTATGAATTTCGGTGGAAAGTCATCATTCGGTGGTCAAATAACTACAATTAAATGCTTCGAAAGTTTAGGACTGATTACTGAAACAGTTCAACAAGCCGGACTAGGCAGAGTTCTACTGATCGATGGTGGTGGTTCATTAAGAAGAGCATTGATTGATTCTGATATCGCCCAACTGGCATTCGAGAATGAATGGGAAGGTATTATTGTATACGGTAGTATTAGAGAAGTAGATCAGTTGGATAATATAAATATCGGTATTCAAAGCCTTGCTTCTATTCCAGTCGGTGCCGACGATAATAGAGCGGGAGAGTTAGATGTAGCGGTTAATTTCGGCGGTGTCACATTCTTGCCAGACGATCATGTTTATGCTGATAGCACTGGTATTATTCTATCTGCAGACGCGCTAGATATTGAATAA